From one Vibrio neonatus genomic stretch:
- the queD gene encoding 6-carboxytetrahydropterin synthase QueD, with amino-acid sequence MTTEIYKEFMFEAAHKLPHVPDGHKCGRLHGHSFLVRLYLKGEVDQHTGWIIDFGDVKQSFKPIYDRLDHHYLNDIEGLENPTSEVLAKWVFEQTKPLLPLLSKVEIKETCTAGCIYTGE; translated from the coding sequence ATGACTACTGAAATCTACAAAGAATTTATGTTTGAAGCGGCCCACAAATTACCTCACGTACCTGATGGGCACAAATGTGGACGTTTACACGGACATTCATTTTTAGTTCGCCTTTATTTAAAAGGGGAAGTGGATCAACACACCGGTTGGATCATTGATTTTGGGGATGTAAAACAGAGCTTTAAACCGATTTATGACCGCCTTGATCATCATTACCTAAATGACATCGAAGGGTTAGAAAACCCAACCAGTGAAGTGCTGGCAAAATGGGTCTTTGAGCAAACTAAACCATTATTGCCGCTTTTGAGCAAAGTAGAAATCAAAGAAACGTGCACTGCTGGTTGCATTTACACGGGCGAATAA
- a CDS encoding NnrS family protein: MLNITDKAKEEAITPLLRLGFRPFFLLGALYAFIAIPVWIYAYQNGQPNALAAPALWWHAHEMLFGFSMAIVAGFVLTAVQNWTGVNGTKGSRLGLIVALWLAPRILFWTATPLWVISIIESLFLLAVAYEVAIRVFKSKGWRNLFFVPLFLLAIVANFASYATIKGVAPFTSSAVWQAMLWWFMLLLSVMGGRVIPFFTSLRMKFEKPTPILWVELAGNLPLVLLFVLSFFPLTLSQLETPLFIWAGVFQLIKVLRWKPWTTFGEPLVWSLHASYACIPAYLLLKGLTTNAWLAHTSLHLFAIGALAGLILAMITRVTMGHTGRNIYEGPQMRIAFISLILSALVRSVGVGLFPQYMMQLLDVATVLWMISFGMYLLKFAKMLATPRKDGHPG, translated from the coding sequence ATGTTAAACATTACCGACAAAGCAAAAGAAGAAGCAATCACACCATTGCTAAGACTAGGGTTTCGTCCATTTTTTCTATTAGGCGCGTTATACGCTTTTATTGCCATCCCAGTTTGGATCTACGCCTATCAAAATGGTCAACCTAACGCACTAGCCGCTCCTGCCCTTTGGTGGCACGCTCATGAAATGCTATTCGGATTCTCAATGGCAATCGTAGCGGGCTTTGTGCTGACAGCAGTACAAAACTGGACTGGAGTAAACGGCACTAAAGGTTCACGTTTAGGCTTGATTGTGGCTTTGTGGTTGGCGCCGCGCATCCTATTTTGGACTGCAACACCACTGTGGGTGATCTCTATTATTGAGAGCCTGTTCTTATTGGCTGTGGCTTACGAAGTGGCTATTCGCGTATTTAAATCAAAAGGTTGGAGAAACCTATTTTTTGTACCGCTATTTCTACTGGCTATCGTGGCAAACTTTGCCAGCTACGCAACCATTAAAGGTGTAGCACCATTTACCTCTAGCGCAGTATGGCAAGCCATGTTGTGGTGGTTTATGTTACTGCTATCAGTAATGGGTGGACGTGTAATTCCGTTCTTTACTTCACTTCGTATGAAGTTTGAAAAACCTACCCCTATTCTATGGGTTGAATTAGCCGGTAACCTGCCGCTTGTTCTGCTCTTTGTATTGAGTTTCTTCCCACTGACATTGAGCCAATTAGAAACGCCATTGTTTATCTGGGCGGGTGTATTCCAACTGATTAAAGTATTGCGTTGGAAACCATGGACCACCTTTGGTGAGCCTCTAGTATGGTCTCTGCACGCCTCTTATGCTTGTATTCCAGCTTACTTGCTACTTAAAGGCTTGACCACAAACGCGTGGTTGGCACACACCTCACTGCACTTATTTGCCATTGGCGCTTTAGCGGGTTTGATCTTAGCTATGATCACTCGTGTAACTATGGGCCATACTGGACGTAATATTTATGAAGGCCCACAAATGCGCATTGCCTTTATCTCTTTGATTTTATCAGCGCTAGTAAGAAGTGTTGGCGTGGGTCTATTCCCACAATACATGATGCAACTGCTTGATGTGGCGACTGTGTTATGGATGATTAGCTTTGGTATGTATCTATTAAAATTCGCTAAAATGCTAGCGACGCCAAGAAAAGACGGTCATCCGGGTTAA
- a CDS encoding LysR family transcriptional regulator codes for MNLSHIDAFVQVAQHGSVSEAARQLNCNRTKLSMAIKALEKELATALFIRSGNNLELSEAGKAIFKDCEAMLVTASRIKQTCQHIRGDFTAEVWIARDDAIPDATWQELSHRLNNKYPATTFNTVLASSGDLSNLVETKQVDFAFGIDYERVDDPRIEFTPIGKIRMMSVCNADHPLGQLRRVSDEQLRNAMQVTLAYLNEKDNPELLPFSLKHIGFSSFDYILSTIRTEAAWGVLPEPLIRHLLRNETLSVIKHTYGLTQEEFCMFTSSGMEAHPGMVWLCDKLSDYLFDF; via the coding sequence ATGAATCTTTCTCATATTGATGCCTTTGTTCAGGTCGCGCAACACGGCTCCGTATCCGAAGCCGCCAGACAATTAAACTGTAACCGTACTAAGCTCAGTATGGCAATCAAAGCCTTAGAGAAAGAGCTAGCGACTGCGCTATTTATCCGCAGTGGCAATAACCTTGAGCTATCTGAAGCCGGCAAGGCGATATTCAAAGATTGCGAAGCGATGTTAGTGACCGCCTCACGCATTAAACAAACCTGCCAACATATTCGCGGAGATTTTACCGCCGAGGTTTGGATTGCTAGAGATGACGCTATACCCGATGCCACATGGCAAGAGTTATCACACCGTTTAAATAACAAATACCCTGCCACCACCTTCAATACGGTGTTAGCCTCTAGTGGCGATCTATCAAACTTGGTTGAAACCAAACAGGTCGATTTTGCCTTTGGTATCGATTATGAACGTGTCGATGACCCCAGAATCGAATTTACTCCGATTGGCAAGATACGCATGATGTCGGTGTGTAATGCGGATCACCCTTTAGGTCAGTTGCGCCGAGTGTCCGATGAACAACTGCGCAATGCCATGCAAGTGACCTTGGCCTACCTAAACGAGAAAGATAACCCCGAATTACTGCCGTTTTCCCTTAAACACATTGGCTTTTCTAGCTTTGACTACATTCTAAGCACGATACGCACCGAAGCGGCATGGGGCGTATTACCTGAACCGTTAATTCGTCATCTACTTAGAAACGAAACCTTATCCGTTATTAAACACACTTACGGCCTCACCCAAGAAGAATTTTGCATGTTTACCTCATCTGGCATGGAAGCTCACCCAGGTATGGTATGGCTGTGCGATAAACTCAGTGATTATCTGTTTGATTTCTAA
- the glgB gene encoding 1,4-alpha-glucan branching protein GlgB: MDKPQDKIKSAYQKLSQAALTDPFSILGPFIREEGRYLTVWMPGAHRVEVIIGDERIELVRDEMDAFVLTQERDLTFTHYKLAIDWGDAEQIIDDPYQYHALYEEFENLHTPKEMYKYMGSQFITLERDGKTISGTRFLVYAPHAQAVSLIGGFNQWDGRRHPMQRLDYGIWGLFVPELPEGSQYKFEIKGPNGESLPHKQDPWGFQHEQHPSFASVTYDQTKYQWQDDAWQTRPVTEKRKQALSFYELHAGSWKRNADGEFLNYRELAEQLIPYLVDLGYSHVELMPISEHPFYGSWGYQPIGLFAPTSRFGTPDDFKYFVDQCHQAGLGVVLDWVPAHFPSDDHGLANFDGTPLYHDPDPRRGWHQDWNSYIYDLGREHVRRFMVSNALFWFEHYHIDGIRVDAVASMLYLDYSRSHDQWLPNQDGGNENYDAIATLKWMNEEVYKHFPNAMTIAEESTAFPGVSAPTFLGGLGFGFKWNMGWMHDSLSYIQQDPIHRKYHHNTLTFPLMYAHSENYVLSLSHDEVVYGKGAIHDKMPGDEWQKTANLRAYMGYMYAQPGKKLNFMGAEFGQTAEWNHDDQLQWFLLDYERHQGVLNLTRDLNKLYQQETALHALDYDPKGFEWRLQDEAEASVLAHERIDENGERVLVVTNFTPVPHHDFRLGIPNESSYELLLNTDDAKYHGANVEVPTSLKTEKVESQGLEQSIHMVLPPLATVFYKKKAL; the protein is encoded by the coding sequence GTGGACAAGCCTCAAGATAAAATCAAAAGTGCTTATCAGAAATTGAGTCAGGCGGCATTAACTGACCCATTTTCAATATTGGGCCCGTTTATTCGAGAAGAAGGTCGTTACCTAACGGTTTGGATGCCGGGCGCTCATCGAGTCGAAGTGATTATTGGTGACGAACGTATTGAATTAGTTCGTGACGAAATGGATGCGTTTGTGTTGACACAAGAGCGAGATCTTACCTTTACTCACTATAAACTGGCAATTGACTGGGGCGACGCTGAGCAGATCATCGATGATCCGTACCAGTACCATGCATTGTATGAAGAGTTTGAGAATTTACATACTCCAAAAGAGATGTACAAATACATGGGTTCTCAATTCATCACTCTAGAGCGTGATGGAAAGACAATTTCTGGTACTCGTTTCTTAGTTTATGCACCTCACGCTCAAGCAGTCAGTCTTATTGGTGGTTTTAACCAATGGGATGGACGTCGTCATCCGATGCAACGTCTAGACTATGGTATTTGGGGCTTATTTGTTCCTGAATTGCCAGAAGGCTCTCAATATAAATTTGAGATAAAAGGCCCCAATGGTGAGAGTTTGCCACACAAGCAAGACCCATGGGGATTCCAGCACGAACAACATCCATCGTTTGCTTCTGTAACTTACGATCAAACTAAGTACCAATGGCAAGATGACGCATGGCAAACACGCCCTGTGACCGAAAAACGCAAACAAGCGCTTTCTTTCTACGAACTGCACGCAGGCTCTTGGAAACGCAACGCTGATGGTGAGTTTTTAAATTATCGTGAGTTGGCTGAACAGCTGATCCCATATCTGGTTGATCTGGGCTATTCACATGTTGAATTAATGCCGATTTCTGAGCATCCGTTCTACGGTTCTTGGGGTTATCAACCTATCGGTTTATTTGCGCCGACCAGTCGTTTTGGTACGCCAGATGATTTCAAATACTTTGTAGACCAGTGTCACCAAGCAGGCTTAGGCGTGGTGCTAGACTGGGTTCCTGCGCACTTCCCGTCAGATGATCATGGCTTGGCAAACTTTGATGGGACGCCTTTGTATCACGATCCTGATCCGCGTCGTGGTTGGCACCAAGATTGGAATTCGTATATTTATGATTTAGGTCGTGAGCATGTGCGCCGCTTTATGGTGTCAAACGCACTGTTTTGGTTTGAGCATTACCATATTGATGGTATCCGTGTGGATGCGGTGGCTTCAATGTTGTACTTAGATTATTCACGCAGTCACGATCAATGGTTACCTAACCAAGATGGTGGCAATGAGAACTACGATGCGATTGCGACCTTGAAGTGGATGAACGAAGAAGTGTACAAACACTTCCCGAATGCCATGACAATCGCTGAAGAATCAACGGCTTTCCCTGGTGTATCGGCACCGACCTTCTTGGGCGGTTTAGGCTTCGGCTTTAAGTGGAATATGGGCTGGATGCACGATAGCTTGTCTTATATTCAGCAAGATCCTATCCACCGTAAATACCATCACAACACGCTAACTTTCCCATTGATGTACGCACACAGTGAGAACTACGTATTATCTTTGTCGCATGATGAAGTGGTGTACGGCAAAGGCGCAATTCACGATAAAATGCCGGGTGATGAGTGGCAAAAAACCGCCAATTTACGTGCTTATATGGGCTACATGTACGCACAGCCAGGTAAAAAACTGAATTTTATGGGCGCTGAATTTGGTCAAACCGCCGAGTGGAACCATGACGATCAATTACAGTGGTTCTTGCTTGATTATGAACGTCACCAAGGGGTACTTAACCTCACCCGTGACTTGAATAAGTTATATCAGCAAGAAACAGCTCTGCACGCGTTAGACTATGATCCAAAAGGTTTTGAGTGGCGCTTGCAAGATGAGGCGGAAGCCAGTGTGCTAGCGCATGAGCGCATTGATGAAAACGGTGAACGTGTGCTGGTGGTGACTAACTTCACGCCTGTACCGCATCATGATTTCCGTTTAGGTATCCCAAATGAATCTAGCTACGAGCTGCTACTAAACACAGATGACGCCAAGTACCATGGCGCCAATGTTGAAGTGCCGACGAGCTTGAAAACAGAGAAGGTGGAAAGCCAAGGTCTAGAGCAATCTATTCATATGGTATTGCCACCATTAGCGACTGTATTCTATAAAAAGAAAGCGTTATAA
- a CDS encoding cation diffusion facilitator family transporter: MSGRETSSERDILIYSALLTLGFAIGGIALGSWVGSMVIIFDGAYSLISLVLTLLSLLAATLIARPSSTRFPHGLAALEPIVIAIKATVILALVCISIYSAIDDLLSGGHEINTFVATLFGLINVIGCAFGWALIARKNERIGSGLIAAEVKQWQMDTLISIAVLVGFISAWLLLKTPFAAYAVYADPAMMLLMAGYFLKVPAMMLKQALSELLNMTADHKLCSQVHQCVTDLPADGDVDLTVAAVTKVGGELRIDIDMHLDQQQSIAPKDIAKTRSALNKKFDHLPYKCQLHLSLIA, translated from the coding sequence ATGAGTGGTAGGGAAACGTCCTCTGAGCGTGATATTTTAATCTATTCAGCCTTGTTAACTCTAGGGTTTGCCATTGGTGGCATTGCTCTTGGTAGTTGGGTTGGCTCAATGGTTATCATCTTTGATGGGGCTTATTCTTTAATTAGCCTAGTGTTAACTTTATTGTCACTGCTTGCCGCCACCTTAATCGCTCGCCCTTCATCAACACGTTTTCCGCACGGTCTAGCCGCTCTTGAACCTATTGTTATTGCCATTAAAGCCACCGTCATTTTGGCGTTAGTGTGTATTTCTATCTATTCCGCTATTGACGATCTATTAAGTGGCGGCCATGAAATCAATACTTTTGTCGCAACCCTATTTGGCCTTATCAACGTGATTGGTTGCGCCTTTGGTTGGGCGCTTATTGCTCGCAAGAATGAGCGCATTGGCTCAGGACTTATTGCCGCTGAAGTAAAACAATGGCAAATGGACACCTTAATCAGTATTGCAGTGTTAGTCGGCTTTATTAGTGCTTGGCTATTGCTCAAAACACCTTTTGCGGCCTATGCGGTGTATGCCGACCCTGCAATGATGCTGTTAATGGCCGGCTATTTTTTAAAAGTTCCGGCTATGATGCTCAAACAAGCCCTATCTGAACTGCTAAATATGACCGCTGACCATAAATTATGTTCGCAAGTGCATCAGTGCGTGACGGATTTACCCGCCGATGGCGATGTTGATCTTACGGTTGCCGCAGTCACCAAAGTCGGTGGGGAGCTACGCATTGATATCGATATGCACCTAGACCAGCAACAGTCTATCGCGCCAAAGGACATTGCCAAGACCCGCTCTGCGCTTAATAAAAAGTTCGATCACCTACCCTATAAATGCCAATTGCACCTGAGTTTGATTGCGTGA
- a CDS encoding MAPEG family protein: MITSLYAAVLAVWICYLSIQVIKQRRKHQVSHSDGQVKELAIARSAHSNATEYIPIGVLLLMLAEFNGASLWLIHLLGVVFIVGRAAHGFAVLNGTMQGRKYGMIATFATIVVLAVLNVLQVFS, from the coding sequence ATGATCACTTCCCTTTACGCCGCTGTATTAGCTGTTTGGATCTGTTACTTATCGATACAGGTAATTAAACAGCGTCGCAAGCATCAGGTTTCCCACTCTGACGGACAAGTAAAAGAACTGGCTATTGCTAGGAGCGCGCACAGCAACGCCACTGAATACATTCCCATTGGCGTATTATTATTGATGCTTGCCGAGTTTAATGGCGCATCACTGTGGCTGATTCATTTGTTGGGTGTGGTGTTTATCGTTGGGCGTGCTGCGCACGGTTTTGCGGTGCTAAACGGCACAATGCAAGGTCGTAAATATGGCATGATTGCCACATTTGCAACCATTGTGGTACTTGCTGTGCTGAACGTATTGCAAGTGTTTAGCTAA
- a CDS encoding porin encodes MKKTVLASVIAGIAFSGQAFAVELYNNGGTTFSLGGHVSVGLGNPDSNDDAYITDDDLVIESLSPRINFNATQDLGGGFTADAKGEWQLNMLEGGGESFKTRLGYIGVTHDMWGRVVGGTQWSPYYDVGGIADLPIAFANDFLYVDGGNLGTARAERMLSYRKGLDFDSFGLDFGLGWQGQNGNYGDRAQVTVSANFSKFMVGYGFTTGSKTGQNDDAMANLLSAKYGSYGDGLYVAGVYEMGSKFYGDFDTTNIEAIVAYALANSLNFSVNYESIEDDDNNETQLSQMALQVEYDFTPTFVGYAAYQIDLGDDISSDDDRYALGVRYYL; translated from the coding sequence ATGAAAAAGACAGTATTAGCAAGTGTAATTGCAGGTATCGCATTTAGCGGTCAGGCTTTCGCTGTAGAGTTGTATAATAATGGCGGTACTACTTTCTCCTTAGGCGGACACGTTTCTGTTGGTTTAGGTAATCCAGATTCAAATGATGACGCATATATTACCGATGATGATTTAGTCATTGAGTCTTTGTCACCTCGTATCAACTTTAATGCAACTCAAGACCTTGGTGGAGGCTTTACCGCTGACGCAAAGGGTGAGTGGCAGTTGAATATGCTTGAAGGCGGTGGAGAATCATTTAAAACTCGTTTGGGCTACATCGGTGTTACACACGACATGTGGGGTCGAGTGGTAGGTGGAACGCAATGGTCACCTTACTATGATGTGGGTGGTATTGCGGATTTGCCAATCGCGTTTGCCAATGACTTCTTATATGTTGATGGCGGTAATCTAGGTACGGCTCGTGCTGAAAGAATGCTCTCGTATCGTAAAGGCTTAGACTTTGATTCATTTGGCTTAGACTTTGGTTTAGGTTGGCAGGGGCAAAATGGCAACTACGGCGATCGTGCTCAGGTAACGGTGTCGGCTAATTTCAGCAAGTTTATGGTCGGTTATGGTTTTACCACTGGCTCTAAAACAGGCCAAAATGATGATGCAATGGCAAACCTTTTATCGGCTAAATATGGCAGCTACGGCGACGGTCTGTACGTAGCGGGTGTATATGAAATGGGCAGTAAGTTTTATGGTGATTTTGATACAACCAATATCGAAGCCATCGTTGCTTATGCATTGGCAAACAGCCTCAACTTCTCTGTTAACTATGAGAGCATTGAAGATGACGACAACAACGAAACTCAGTTGAGTCAGATGGCGTTGCAGGTTGAATATGACTTTACGCCAACATTTGTCGGCTACGCTGCTTATCAAATTGATTTGGGCGATGATATCTCAAGCGATGATGATCGCTACGCACTAGGTGTTCGTTACTATCTATAA
- a CDS encoding alpha/beta hydrolase, with protein MSDKIYFNTSQKFNLRRSLVNAGTRIHHRVAPSHARKLARQLLLTPVRSAPKNPQPEAMLQGKVKSAHGDLTTYTLGEGPLWVLNHGWSGTANQFFPLMEFIAKSGFTALAYDQPAHGSSGGAYGHIPAFVEGLEAILDSVDEVAGIIAHSMGTASTIECKHVKANQCPLLLIAPVLEYLDNLFTSVKRSGYSMKLFEEVVAEVSAEYHYPIATIDPYGKLKLRQTPTLIVHDEGDRFTRFDVSQRVSQQAEKVTLIATTGLGHGRIMKSEPVQEAFLQLSNR; from the coding sequence ATGAGCGACAAAATCTACTTTAATACCTCTCAGAAATTTAACTTGCGTCGCTCTTTGGTCAATGCGGGAACTCGTATTCATCACCGCGTTGCTCCTAGTCATGCGCGCAAGTTAGCAAGACAACTTTTACTCACTCCGGTGCGTAGTGCGCCGAAGAATCCGCAACCCGAGGCGATGCTTCAGGGGAAGGTGAAATCAGCGCATGGCGATTTAACCACTTATACGTTAGGTGAAGGCCCGTTATGGGTGTTAAACCACGGCTGGTCGGGTACCGCCAATCAGTTTTTCCCGTTAATGGAATTTATAGCTAAGTCTGGTTTCACCGCACTTGCGTATGACCAACCTGCGCATGGCAGTAGTGGCGGGGCCTATGGGCATATTCCTGCATTTGTAGAAGGCTTAGAAGCCATTTTAGACAGTGTTGATGAGGTGGCTGGCATTATTGCGCACAGCATGGGCACCGCTTCGACGATTGAGTGTAAACATGTTAAAGCAAACCAGTGTCCTTTGTTGCTGATTGCGCCGGTACTTGAGTATTTGGATAACCTATTTACTAGCGTGAAGCGTTCTGGGTATTCAATGAAATTGTTTGAAGAGGTGGTTGCTGAGGTGAGTGCCGAATATCATTACCCAATTGCGACTATTGATCCTTACGGCAAGTTGAAACTAAGGCAAACACCCACCTTGATCGTGCACGATGAAGGCGACCGATTTACTCGTTTTGATGTGTCGCAGCGTGTTTCGCAACAAGCAGAAAAGGTCACTTTGATCGCCACCACAGGTTTGGGGCATGGCCGAATAATGAAAAGTGAGCCTGTGCAAGAGGCTTTTTTACAGTTATCGAATCGCTAA
- a CDS encoding class I SAM-dependent DNA methyltransferase, with protein sequence MVHNWDDYATEWEANPATTQFSDLVFAELQALHSLQGANVLDFGCGTGLLSQQMAPLVRSIVALDASEAMIEELDKKTLANVEPVVDYLTRGLVAQHPAFRKQFDLVVASSVCGFVASFQETATIIHSLLDEQGIFVHWDWLSEDGSDGLTQESAHTMLHSAGFNDIEISIPFEITLADGTSKPVLMGVAYK encoded by the coding sequence ATGGTGCACAATTGGGATGATTATGCTACTGAGTGGGAAGCAAACCCAGCAACCACTCAATTTTCAGACCTAGTATTTGCTGAACTGCAAGCGCTTCATTCATTGCAAGGCGCTAACGTATTAGATTTTGGTTGTGGTACTGGCTTATTGAGTCAACAAATGGCTCCTTTGGTGCGCAGCATCGTTGCTCTTGATGCTTCAGAAGCGATGATTGAGGAGTTGGATAAAAAGACCTTGGCTAATGTAGAGCCAGTGGTTGATTACTTAACTCGTGGTTTAGTGGCACAGCATCCAGCCTTTAGAAAACAATTTGATCTTGTTGTGGCCTCATCCGTGTGTGGTTTTGTGGCAAGTTTTCAAGAAACGGCAACCATTATTCATTCCCTATTAGATGAGCAGGGTATTTTTGTTCATTGGGACTGGTTAAGTGAGGATGGTAGCGACGGTTTAACTCAAGAATCGGCGCACACTATGCTGCATAGCGCAGGCTTCAACGATATCGAAATTTCAATCCCATTTGAGATTACATTGGCTGACGGCACATCAAAACCAGTATTAATGGGTGTGGCGTATAAGTAA
- the queE gene encoding 7-carboxy-7-deazaguanine synthase QueE, translated as MLKINEIFETIQGEGFFTGVPSIFIRLQGCPVGCAWCDTKQTWDVLEEKQTDFGTIIAKSGDDEFWCQQSEQDLVTYCLAHYSAKHVVITGGEPCQYDLLPLTTLLEKHGFRCQIETSGTFAIQATANTWVTVSPKIGMKGKLPIQASAMARANEVKHPVGTQSDIEDLKALLASSQLQPNTEILLQPISQKPRATKLCIDTCIANNWRLSVQTHKYLNIA; from the coding sequence GTGTTAAAAATTAACGAGATCTTTGAAACTATCCAAGGTGAAGGCTTCTTTACCGGTGTGCCGTCTATTTTTATTCGCTTGCAAGGTTGCCCTGTAGGCTGTGCTTGGTGTGACACTAAGCAAACTTGGGATGTGTTGGAAGAGAAACAAACTGATTTTGGAACCATTATTGCTAAATCGGGCGATGATGAGTTTTGGTGCCAGCAGTCAGAACAAGATTTAGTGACTTATTGTTTAGCACATTATAGTGCCAAACATGTGGTCATTACCGGTGGCGAGCCGTGTCAGTATGACTTGTTGCCACTTACGACTCTGTTAGAAAAACACGGGTTTCGTTGCCAAATTGAAACCAGTGGCACCTTTGCCATTCAAGCAACTGCAAATACTTGGGTGACGGTTTCGCCAAAAATTGGCATGAAAGGTAAATTACCTATTCAAGCTAGTGCGATGGCGAGAGCCAATGAAGTAAAACACCCAGTGGGCACGCAATCGGATATTGAAGATTTAAAAGCGCTATTGGCAAGCAGTCAGTTACAGCCTAATACTGAGATTTTGTTGCAACCAATTAGCCAAAAGCCGAGAGCAACCAAGCTGTGCATTGATACTTGTATTGCCAATAATT